The Flavobacterium commune genome contains a region encoding:
- a CDS encoding glycoside hydrolase family 28 protein yields MKQYHIILSSLFFLLFSCKQTAQVSSSSANFEPEWINKVGAKENTFKSKIYYANDFGAINDGKTLSTKNIQKAIDECSKNGGGTLTFKPGNYLSGSLFIKEGVRFNVPKGATILGSENISDYPEIDTRVAGIEMKWPAALINVLDQKNVTLDGEGTIDGQGKVYWDYYWNLRKEYEAKDLRWIVDYDAKRPRTILITNSKNVFLKDLNIQRAGFWTVQVLYSEYITVDGIKIRNNIDGHGPSTDGVDIDSSRWILVQNCDIDCNDDNFCLKAGRDWDGLRVNRPTEYVVVRNCIARQGAGLFTLGSETSGSIRHVYASNIQGYGTKNGLNIKSATNRGGTVEDIYMENIKMESVGTFITVSMNWNPAYSYSKLPAGYTEETLPPHWKKMLTKVEPESRGIPIFRNIYLKNIDIKGAKKAISVAGLKESIVENVNLKNVHITAETAGNIAYSSNWILDNVTINALDHSTLKIENSKNVDFSNAANNTKK; encoded by the coding sequence ATGAAACAATACCACATCATTTTAAGTTCCTTATTCTTTTTGCTTTTTTCGTGCAAACAAACTGCACAAGTGAGCAGTAGTTCTGCAAATTTTGAACCTGAGTGGATTAACAAAGTAGGCGCTAAAGAAAACACTTTTAAATCTAAAATTTATTATGCAAACGATTTTGGAGCAATAAATGATGGCAAAACACTTTCGACTAAAAACATCCAAAAAGCCATAGACGAATGCAGTAAAAATGGTGGTGGTACACTTACTTTCAAACCCGGAAATTACTTAAGCGGTTCTTTATTCATCAAAGAAGGAGTGCGTTTTAATGTCCCGAAAGGAGCAACTATTTTAGGCAGCGAAAACATTTCCGATTACCCGGAAATCGATACCCGTGTGGCCGGAATCGAAATGAAATGGCCAGCAGCTTTAATTAATGTTTTAGACCAAAAAAATGTAACTCTGGATGGCGAAGGAACTATCGATGGGCAAGGAAAAGTGTATTGGGATTATTATTGGAATTTGCGCAAGGAATACGAAGCCAAAGATTTGCGATGGATTGTAGATTATGATGCCAAACGTCCGAGAACAATCTTAATCACGAATTCCAAAAATGTATTTCTTAAAGATTTAAACATCCAAAGAGCAGGATTTTGGACGGTTCAGGTATTGTATTCGGAATACATTACCGTTGATGGCATCAAAATAAGAAACAACATCGACGGACATGGTCCAAGTACCGATGGAGTGGATATTGATTCATCGAGATGGATTCTGGTTCAAAACTGTGACATCGACTGCAACGATGATAATTTCTGCCTAAAAGCAGGGCGTGACTGGGATGGATTAAGAGTCAACCGCCCTACCGAATATGTAGTCGTACGCAATTGCATTGCCCGTCAGGGTGCCGGTTTATTCACTTTAGGCAGCGAAACTTCGGGAAGTATACGTCATGTATACGCTTCTAACATCCAGGGATACGGCACTAAAAACGGACTCAACATAAAATCGGCCACTAACCGAGGCGGAACTGTAGAAGACATTTACATGGAAAATATAAAAATGGAAAGTGTCGGTACTTTTATCACCGTTTCGATGAATTGGAATCCTGCTTACAGCTATTCCAAACTTCCTGCCGGTTATACCGAAGAAACTTTGCCTCCACATTGGAAAAAAATGTTGACCAAGGTAGAACCTGAATCCAGAGGAATTCCTATTTTCAGAAATATTTATTTAAAAAACATCGATATCAAAGGTGCTAAAAAAGCCATTTCGGTAGCGGGATTAAAGGAATCCATTGTTGAAAACGTAAACCTGAAAAACGTACACATTACAGCCGAAACTGCGGGAAACATTGCCTATAGCAGCAATTGGATTTTAGACAATGTAACTATAAATGCTTTAGACCATTCGACCCTGAAAATTGAAAATTCAAAGAATGTAGATTTTTCAAATGCAGCTAACAATACTAAAAAGTAA
- a CDS encoding PKD domain-containing protein, translated as MLFRIKSFFNFKIKAKHGFFLALLLLFIGIQTNAQDNKSFQVFQFPANKIPTIDGNSEDWQIVPKNYVVGMDQLWDDSGKQPKSDPKNLDVSVKVGWVKGLNRLYFLYEAYDDYWDFSLPGLHNDTFELIVDADQSGGPFIDRFHPNPTLTNTMDAYFSYHGVHAQNYHIFTPAVEKDWTMVWGSQPWIKNLPYANTSYHYDFKPGQGGKLILEFWITPFDYAGNDPSRAVESILTENKNIGLCWAIIDYDDVNKTENNGFWNLSKEHKMYGNASYSLPFKLMPLEKQFKKDIEAKWSFKVVNINKREVAFVDESEGEIQSWNWDFGDKTTSTEQNPIHQYKEAGKYVVILKIQGPKGTSQLSKVWDVAVK; from the coding sequence ATGCTTTTTAGAATCAAATCCTTTTTCAATTTTAAAATAAAAGCAAAACACGGCTTTTTTTTAGCATTACTGCTGCTATTCATTGGCATCCAAACCAATGCTCAGGACAATAAAAGTTTTCAGGTTTTTCAATTTCCTGCCAATAAAATACCAACAATTGATGGAAATAGCGAAGATTGGCAAATTGTCCCTAAAAACTACGTGGTAGGAATGGATCAATTATGGGACGACAGCGGAAAACAACCCAAATCCGACCCAAAAAACCTGGACGTTAGCGTAAAAGTAGGTTGGGTAAAAGGACTCAATCGTTTGTATTTTCTTTATGAAGCTTATGATGATTATTGGGATTTTTCGCTTCCGGGATTACATAACGATACTTTCGAACTCATAGTCGATGCGGATCAATCTGGCGGACCGTTTATTGATCGTTTTCATCCCAATCCAACTCTGACAAACACCATGGACGCCTATTTTTCCTATCATGGAGTTCATGCGCAAAACTATCATATTTTCACTCCTGCCGTAGAAAAGGACTGGACTATGGTTTGGGGCAGTCAGCCTTGGATTAAAAATCTGCCTTATGCAAATACCTCATATCATTATGATTTTAAACCGGGACAAGGCGGAAAATTAATCCTGGAATTCTGGATAACTCCTTTTGATTATGCAGGAAATGATCCTTCAAGAGCGGTGGAATCCATATTGACAGAAAACAAAAACATAGGTCTTTGCTGGGCAATTATCGATTATGACGATGTCAATAAAACAGAAAATAACGGCTTTTGGAATCTTTCAAAAGAGCACAAAATGTATGGAAATGCTTCCTACAGTCTGCCTTTTAAACTAATGCCTTTGGAAAAACAATTCAAAAAAGATATCGAAGCCAAATGGTCTTTTAAAGTTGTCAATATAAACAAAAGAGAAGTCGCTTTCGTTGATGAATCGGAAGGCGAAATCCAATCCTGGAATTGGGATTTTGGAGACAAAACGACCTCAACTGAACAAAATCCAATTCATCAATATAAAGAAGCCGGCAAATATGTTGTAATTTTAAAAATTCAAGGGCCAAAAGGGACTTCCCAATTGTCAAAAGTCTGGGATGTGGCCGTAAAATGA
- a CDS encoding DUF4450 domain-containing protein, translated as MKSKIAISLLLLSFSLPNLTAQSQNLWHGEKRKIHYTPEGRSFVLKNGTRKFNRALYGTNTAFRVEAGDLPEFAMYMPGMGGNFKLGLINGKNSKWLTEADKINTKYTPGTVEYEIKDALLANATLTIQIVALADSDGFILKIIGNNVPKNTSLIWAYGGASGKKFSRNGDIGGDPESVFYLQPEYCINNKYQINKNNFSVSYGSASSKKATENTQVISAVFPDSNTHLSSANFLKTPLENYTSKADSVPMIIGQLNQFAKDGNYWLFENTAKIENTTQYAIAEKFKKALAQSELLANRIKVNTPDPYINTFGGALAMAADAIWENPAYLHGAVAWRMYLNAWRGAYVADPLGWHDRAKTHFESYGNSQVIEPESGPVVPDTTRNYARQLEKMGTSMFSSGYISRNPNNNKVAHHYDMNLVFIDQLIRHFKWTGDVDFLKKMWPVIKRHLAWEKRNYDVDGDGLYDAYAAIWASDGLGYSGGGVTYTSAYNYYANKMAAELAQIVGEDGSSYAKEAAHIHQAIQQKLWKNNKGTFAEYKDLLGNQLTHDTPGIWTVYHALDSEIANPFQAYQALKYIDNEIPRIPVAAEGLERDNLELISTTNWQPYTWSVNNVALAEVLHTALAYWQGGQSEKAYQLWESGLIESMYLGASPGGFEQLLFQDAIRGELYRDFADPVGMAGRTLVEGLFGIQPDALKNTLTIQPGLPKSWDHASLEIPDVAFAFERTKNTDIYQITPHFSTKMNLKLVVNATHESISKLTVNGKEVQWKMIEGTIGSPKISIENPYADAYKIEIVWSNETLEQPTVVSSICEGEKIRIATNKATILEIKDTQNALAKTVLSNNEINAVANGIGNKSFFVKLKQKEMIWWQAIDLKITPKFEIVSNSLKGENAIVTIKNNLSKTVNGFLISNQKTEKTKFSLQANSENSIEIPLNQFVSGTNQIEMNFEAGTQTKLIFTNWDINSNPKTKWETVKLDELFNDKITNIFENKYLSPRSQSPSLQLPTQGIGNWCYPLIKPEINDSGLRAKAGTNNQIISPEGIPFATSSTADKNIAFVSQWDNFPESLAIPLSGKASHAYLMMAGTTNPMQSRFTNGEIIVTYSDGSSEKLELKNPENWWPIEQDYYTDGYAFTTDAQKPPRVYLKTGTITRDFKDFKSIKGFSDFGIEGGAGTIIDIPLDKNKNLKNIAIKAVANDVIIGIMSLTLNKK; from the coding sequence ATGAAATCTAAAATCGCTATTTCCCTCCTACTTCTTTCTTTTTCTCTTCCAAATTTGACCGCTCAAAGTCAAAATTTATGGCATGGAGAAAAACGAAAAATCCATTACACACCTGAAGGCCGGAGTTTTGTTTTAAAAAACGGAACCCGAAAATTCAATCGTGCCTTATACGGAACCAACACCGCTTTTAGGGTCGAAGCAGGTGATTTACCAGAATTTGCGATGTACATGCCTGGAATGGGCGGTAATTTCAAACTGGGATTAATCAACGGAAAAAACAGCAAATGGCTTACCGAAGCCGATAAAATAAATACAAAATACACTCCCGGAACGGTTGAATACGAAATAAAAGATGCCTTACTTGCTAATGCAACTTTAACCATTCAAATTGTAGCTCTGGCGGACAGCGATGGTTTTATTCTAAAAATTATTGGGAATAATGTACCCAAAAACACTTCGCTTATTTGGGCTTATGGTGGTGCCAGTGGAAAAAAATTCTCCCGAAATGGAGACATCGGTGGCGATCCGGAATCGGTGTTTTATTTACAACCCGAATATTGCATCAACAATAAATACCAAATCAACAAAAACAATTTTAGTGTTTCCTATGGTTCTGCAAGCAGTAAAAAAGCAACTGAAAACACTCAAGTAATCAGCGCTGTTTTTCCGGATTCGAATACCCATTTGTCTAGTGCCAATTTCTTAAAAACACCTTTAGAAAACTATACTTCAAAAGCAGACTCTGTTCCAATGATTATTGGACAATTGAATCAATTTGCTAAAGACGGAAATTATTGGTTATTCGAAAACACAGCAAAAATTGAAAACACAACTCAATATGCTATAGCCGAAAAATTCAAAAAAGCCCTTGCTCAAAGCGAACTTCTGGCTAACCGAATCAAAGTAAACACACCCGATCCTTACATCAATACTTTTGGGGGTGCATTGGCGATGGCTGCCGATGCCATTTGGGAAAACCCGGCCTATTTACACGGAGCTGTTGCCTGGAGAATGTACTTAAACGCCTGGCGTGGCGCCTATGTTGCCGACCCTTTGGGCTGGCATGACAGAGCCAAAACGCATTTTGAAAGCTATGGAAATTCTCAAGTTATTGAGCCAGAATCAGGTCCGGTTGTTCCTGACACTACCAGAAATTATGCCCGTCAACTGGAGAAAATGGGCACTTCAATGTTCAGTAGCGGTTACATCAGCCGCAATCCGAACAACAACAAAGTAGCGCATCATTATGATATGAATTTGGTTTTTATTGACCAATTAATCCGCCATTTTAAATGGACTGGCGATGTGGATTTCCTAAAAAAAATGTGGCCTGTTATCAAGAGGCATTTGGCCTGGGAAAAAAGAAATTATGATGTAGATGGTGATGGATTGTATGATGCTTATGCCGCTATCTGGGCGAGCGACGGATTAGGCTACAGCGGAGGAGGTGTAACCTATACTTCGGCATACAATTATTATGCGAATAAAATGGCTGCCGAATTAGCACAAATTGTGGGCGAAGACGGAAGTTCTTATGCAAAAGAAGCTGCACACATTCATCAGGCCATTCAGCAAAAATTATGGAAAAATAATAAAGGTACTTTTGCGGAATACAAAGACCTTTTAGGAAATCAATTGACGCATGATACGCCAGGAATCTGGACGGTCTATCATGCTTTAGATAGCGAAATTGCGAATCCTTTTCAGGCGTACCAGGCTTTAAAATATATTGACAATGAAATTCCTCGTATTCCTGTTGCTGCCGAAGGTTTAGAGAGAGACAATCTGGAATTAATTTCCACCACAAACTGGCAACCCTACACCTGGTCTGTCAACAATGTAGCTCTTGCCGAAGTTTTACACACAGCATTGGCGTATTGGCAAGGTGGACAATCGGAAAAAGCATACCAGCTTTGGGAAAGTGGCTTAATCGAAAGTATGTATCTGGGAGCTTCTCCGGGTGGATTTGAACAATTGTTGTTTCAGGATGCGATTCGTGGCGAATTGTATCGCGATTTTGCCGACCCGGTAGGAATGGCAGGACGAACATTAGTCGAAGGACTTTTCGGAATTCAACCTGATGCGCTTAAAAACACTTTAACCATTCAGCCGGGCTTACCTAAATCCTGGGATCATGCTTCGCTTGAAATTCCTGATGTAGCTTTTGCTTTCGAAAGAACAAAAAATACCGATATTTATCAAATTACGCCTCATTTTTCAACAAAAATGAACTTGAAATTAGTAGTCAATGCCACGCATGAAAGCATCAGTAAACTGACTGTAAATGGAAAAGAAGTACAATGGAAAATGATTGAGGGAACTATTGGAAGTCCAAAAATAAGTATAGAAAACCCTTATGCCGATGCGTACAAAATCGAAATTGTATGGAGTAACGAAACCTTAGAACAACCAACGGTGGTTTCCTCTATTTGCGAAGGCGAAAAAATTCGTATTGCAACAAACAAAGCGACTATTCTGGAAATAAAAGATACCCAAAACGCATTGGCAAAAACTGTTTTAAGCAATAATGAAATCAATGCGGTGGCGAATGGTATCGGTAACAAATCATTCTTTGTTAAATTAAAACAAAAAGAAATGATTTGGTGGCAGGCGATTGATCTCAAAATCACTCCTAAATTTGAAATTGTTTCGAATTCGCTAAAAGGGGAAAATGCGATTGTAACTATCAAAAACAACTTGTCTAAAACAGTAAACGGTTTCCTTATTTCAAATCAAAAAACAGAGAAAACGAAGTTTAGTTTACAAGCCAATTCAGAAAACAGCATCGAAATTCCTTTAAACCAATTTGTTTCAGGAACGAATCAAATTGAAATGAATTTTGAAGCCGGAACTCAAACAAAATTGATTTTTACGAATTGGGATATTAACAGTAATCCTAAAACAAAATGGGAAACTGTAAAACTGGACGAGCTTTTTAATGATAAAATCACGAATATTTTTGAAAACAAATACCTAAGCCCAAGGTCGCAATCACCAAGCCTTCAGCTTCCAACACAGGGAATTGGGAACTGGTGTTATCCTTTGATAAAACCTGAAATAAATGATTCAGGATTAAGAGCCAAAGCCGGAACAAATAACCAAATTATCAGTCCGGAAGGGATACCGTTTGCCACTTCTTCCACTGCCGATAAAAATATTGCCTTTGTTTCACAATGGGATAATTTCCCTGAATCACTAGCGATTCCCCTTTCAGGAAAAGCATCTCATGCTTACCTGATGATGGCCGGAACGACTAATCCGATGCAAAGCCGTTTTACCAATGGCGAAATAATTGTAACTTACAGCGATGGAAGCAGCGAAAAACTGGAATTGAAAAATCCTGAAAACTGGTGGCCTATAGAACAGGATTATTATACCGATGGATATGCTTTTACCACCGATGCGCAAAAACCGCCAAGGGTATACTTAAAAACAGGAACGATTACTAGAGATTTTAAAGATTTTAAATCGATAAAAGGCTTTAGTGATTTTGGTATCGAAGGCGGAGCCGGAACAATTATTGATATACCGTTGGACAAAAACAAAAATCTAAAAAACATAGCAATTAAAGCCGTTGCCAATGATGTGATTATTGGTATTATGAGTTTAACATTAAACAAGAAATAA
- the xylA gene encoding xylose isomerase produces MAIIGSKEYFKGIGEIKFEGKESDNPLAFKYYNPDQIVAGKTMREHFKFSIAYWHTFCGQGSDPFGPGTQNFAWDQSNDPIQAAKDKADAAFEFISKMGFDYFCFHDYDLVQEGATFAESESRLATITEYLKQKKAESGIKLLWGTANCFSNARYMNGAATNPDFNVVARAGGQVKLALDATIALDGENYVFWGGREGYMSLLNTDMGRELDHMGQFLVKARDYARAQGFKGNFFIEPKPMEPMKHQYDFDSATAIGFLNKYGLQDDFKINIEVNHATLAQHTFQHEIEVAANAGMLGSLDANRGDYQNGWDTDQFPNNIQETTEAMLVFLKAGGLQGGGVNFDAKIRRNSTDMEDVFLAHIGGADTFARALLTADKIISSSPYDKLRTERYSSFDSGKGKDFENGKLGLEDLYKIALENGELDLKSGKQELFENIINQYI; encoded by the coding sequence ATGGCAATAATAGGAAGTAAAGAATACTTTAAGGGTATTGGCGAAATCAAATTTGAAGGAAAAGAATCTGACAATCCGTTAGCATTCAAATATTACAATCCAGACCAGATTGTAGCAGGAAAAACAATGCGTGAGCACTTTAAATTTTCAATTGCTTACTGGCACACCTTCTGCGGACAAGGTTCAGATCCATTTGGACCTGGAACACAAAACTTTGCCTGGGATCAATCAAACGACCCAATCCAAGCTGCAAAAGACAAAGCCGATGCTGCTTTTGAATTCATTAGCAAAATGGGATTTGATTATTTCTGTTTTCACGATTACGATTTAGTTCAGGAAGGAGCAACATTTGCAGAATCAGAAAGCAGATTAGCTACTATCACTGAATACCTAAAACAAAAGAAAGCCGAATCAGGAATTAAATTACTTTGGGGAACAGCAAACTGTTTTTCAAATGCACGTTATATGAATGGCGCTGCTACAAATCCTGATTTTAATGTAGTAGCCAGAGCAGGTGGACAGGTAAAATTAGCCTTAGATGCGACTATTGCTTTAGATGGCGAAAACTATGTTTTCTGGGGTGGACGTGAAGGCTATATGTCTTTATTAAATACTGATATGGGACGTGAACTAGACCACATGGGACAATTTTTAGTAAAAGCCAGAGATTATGCACGTGCACAAGGATTCAAAGGAAACTTCTTTATTGAGCCAAAACCAATGGAACCAATGAAACATCAATATGATTTTGATTCGGCTACAGCAATTGGTTTCTTGAACAAATACGGTCTACAAGATGATTTCAAAATTAACATTGAAGTTAACCATGCAACATTAGCACAACACACTTTCCAACACGAAATTGAAGTAGCTGCCAATGCTGGAATGCTTGGAAGTTTAGATGCTAACCGTGGGGATTACCAAAACGGATGGGATACAGACCAATTCCCTAACAACATTCAGGAAACTACTGAAGCAATGTTAGTTTTCTTAAAAGCAGGTGGATTACAAGGTGGTGGAGTTAATTTTGATGCTAAAATCAGAAGAAATTCAACAGATATGGAAGATGTATTCTTAGCTCACATTGGTGGTGCTGATACTTTTGCAAGAGCCTTATTAACTGCTGATAAAATCATTTCTTCTTCTCCTTATGACAAATTAAGAACCGAAAGATACAGCTCTTTTGATTCCGGAAAAGGTAAAGATTTCGAAAATGGAAAATTAGGATTAGAGGATTTGTATAAAATTGCTTTAGAAAACGGTGAATTGGATTTAAAAAGCGGAAAACAAGAACTTTTCGAAAACATCATCAACCAATACATCTAA
- a CDS encoding sulfatase-like hydrolase/transferase gives MNRLVISSITTLFLWGSTFGQATEKKAVPPVTPNFVVIVADDAGWNDVGYNGSEIHTPNIDWLAKNGSQLNRLYAAPTCSPSRASFFTGRPSSRMGIVAPISDKSNLSLPSDVTTLPQALHQQNYQTALFGKWHLGLNPSSGPKVYGFDYSYGFLHGQIDQYSHEYKNGDPSWHRNGQFITEKGHVTDLVENEAITWLKTKRDPSKNFYIQLSYSAPHFPLQEEDKWKKPYLKTIKNNSRRDYAAAMSHLDYSIGQILKTLKQQHLDKNTVVIFMSDNGAMDKWIPGNQYQGRHTANDVLGSNYPLRDWKTTNYEGAVRVPAIIYWKNKINSSLNQNYISVTDLMPTILSLTGAKSLPKTVEGKNIWNSIVTNDSIPNQSIYIRGHLQESITEKPWKLIRTRHKNAPTVFELFNIEKDPEEKKNLVLTHSNVTNKLTKDLEVQFAKDSKEVNSGGE, from the coding sequence ATGAACAGACTCGTCATCAGCAGTATAACAACATTATTTTTATGGGGTTCAACTTTTGGTCAGGCAACTGAAAAGAAAGCCGTTCCTCCTGTTACACCTAATTTTGTAGTTATTGTTGCTGATGATGCAGGCTGGAATGATGTGGGCTATAATGGTTCGGAAATTCACACCCCGAATATTGATTGGCTTGCTAAAAATGGCTCGCAACTCAACCGCTTGTACGCTGCCCCTACCTGCTCGCCATCCAGAGCCAGCTTTTTTACAGGAAGACCTTCCAGTCGTATGGGAATTGTAGCGCCTATAAGCGACAAAAGTAATCTGAGTTTACCAAGTGATGTTACCACCTTACCGCAAGCCTTACACCAACAAAACTATCAAACAGCTTTGTTTGGCAAATGGCATTTGGGCTTAAATCCGTCCAGTGGTCCTAAAGTCTATGGATTTGATTATTCCTATGGTTTTTTACATGGGCAAATTGACCAATACAGTCACGAATACAAAAACGGAGATCCAAGTTGGCACAGAAACGGTCAGTTTATTACCGAAAAAGGACACGTTACTGATTTGGTCGAAAACGAAGCCATAACTTGGCTTAAAACCAAAAGAGATCCTTCTAAAAATTTCTACATTCAGCTGAGTTATAGCGCTCCGCACTTTCCTTTACAGGAAGAAGACAAATGGAAAAAGCCTTATTTAAAAACCATTAAAAACAACTCCCGAAGAGATTATGCCGCTGCCATGTCGCATTTAGATTACAGCATCGGCCAGATATTAAAAACTTTAAAACAACAGCATTTAGACAAAAATACCGTTGTTATTTTCATGAGCGACAATGGCGCTATGGACAAATGGATTCCGGGAAACCAATACCAGGGAAGACATACAGCAAATGACGTTTTGGGAAGCAACTATCCGCTGAGAGACTGGAAAACGACAAATTATGAAGGAGCCGTAAGAGTGCCGGCAATTATCTATTGGAAAAACAAAATTAACAGCTCTTTAAATCAAAATTACATCTCGGTAACCGATTTAATGCCTACTATTCTATCATTGACCGGAGCCAAATCGCTGCCTAAAACAGTCGAAGGAAAAAACATTTGGAACTCCATTGTCACTAATGATTCTATCCCAAATCAATCCATATACATTCGTGGTCATTTACAGGAAAGTATTACTGAAAAACCTTGGAAATTAATTCGAACCAGACATAAAAATGCCCCGACTGTTTTTGAACTTTTCAACATCGAAAAAGATCCTGAAGAGAAAAAAAATCTGGTGCTAACACATTCTAATGTGACGAATAAACTAACAAAAGATTTAGAAGTTCAATTTGCAAAAGATTCTAAAGAAGTAAATTCAGGCGGAGAATAA
- a CDS encoding xylulokinase — MYYIGYDIGSSSVKVALVEAATGKKIIALHEPADEMAITAYHKDWAEQDPEMWWEYCCIASKRAIKEANIDASKITGVGISYQMHGLVVVDKEGKSLRNSIIWCDSRAVEIGDKAFEDLGEEQCATHLLNSPGNFTASKLTWVKENEPEIYDKIYKYMLPGDFIAYKLTGEINTTKNGLSEGMLWDYKENEVADWLLRYYGIDSSLTPTIVDNFTNQSFLNEKGAKESGLPVGIPVVYRAGDQPNNALSLNILKPGEVAATGGTSGVIYAVTDQLKSKETSRINSFVHVNYANEKPTVGKLLCINGAGIQYRWLRNHCGMDSYENMNVKAEEVSVGSDGVVVIPFGNGAERMFNNKNIGSHFLNLNLNKHGHGHLYRATLEGIAFAFVYGMEIMKADNAQINVIRAGNDNLFRSEIFSNTVATLIGHEIEIYNTTGAVGAARAVGLIDGDYETFGDNIIKNDHVMTFMPLQNSTPYLIAYQNWKKELELIINK; from the coding sequence ATGTATTATATAGGATACGATATAGGAAGCTCCTCAGTCAAGGTAGCCTTGGTTGAAGCAGCTACAGGAAAAAAAATTATAGCACTGCATGAACCAGCCGATGAAATGGCAATTACAGCCTACCATAAAGACTGGGCCGAACAAGACCCTGAAATGTGGTGGGAATATTGTTGCATTGCAAGCAAAAGAGCCATCAAAGAAGCCAATATTGACGCTTCAAAAATAACCGGCGTTGGTATTTCTTATCAAATGCACGGATTAGTCGTAGTTGACAAAGAAGGGAAATCATTGCGAAATTCTATCATTTGGTGCGATAGCCGTGCGGTAGAAATTGGAGACAAAGCATTCGAAGATTTAGGAGAAGAGCAATGTGCTACTCACCTACTGAATTCACCGGGAAATTTCACAGCATCCAAATTAACCTGGGTAAAAGAAAACGAACCTGAAATTTACGACAAGATTTACAAATACATGTTGCCTGGTGATTTTATAGCTTACAAATTGACTGGAGAAATAAATACTACCAAAAACGGTCTTTCCGAAGGAATGCTTTGGGATTACAAAGAAAATGAAGTCGCCGATTGGCTACTGAGATATTATGGAATTGATTCATCACTAACCCCAACAATTGTTGACAATTTCACAAACCAAAGTTTCCTGAACGAAAAAGGAGCTAAAGAATCTGGACTTCCTGTTGGCATTCCTGTAGTGTATCGTGCGGGTGACCAACCCAACAATGCCTTATCATTAAATATTTTAAAACCAGGTGAAGTTGCTGCAACAGGCGGAACATCAGGTGTTATATATGCTGTAACTGATCAGTTAAAATCAAAAGAGACTTCCAGAATCAACAGCTTTGTTCATGTTAATTATGCCAACGAAAAACCTACGGTAGGTAAATTATTGTGTATTAATGGCGCTGGAATTCAGTACCGCTGGTTACGCAATCATTGCGGAATGGATTCTTATGAAAACATGAATGTAAAAGCCGAAGAGGTTTCGGTAGGTTCTGACGGCGTGGTTGTGATTCCTTTTGGAAACGGAGCTGAAAGAATGTTTAACAATAAAAACATTGGTAGTCATTTCTTGAATCTAAACCTCAACAAACATGGACACGGGCATTTGTACCGTGCCACTCTGGAAGGAATTGCCTTTGCTTTTGTGTATGGAATGGAAATCATGAAAGCTGATAATGCACAAATAAATGTGATTCGAGCAGGAAATGACAACTTGTTTCGCTCCGAAATTTTTTCGAATACCGTTGCCACATTAATTGGTCACGAAATAGAAATTTACAACACTACAGGAGCTGTTGGAGCTGCAAGAGCAGTCGGTTTAATTGATGGTGATTATGAGACTTTTGGTGATAATATTATCAAAAACGACCACGTAATGACATTTATGCCTTTACAAAATAGCACACCTTATTTAATCGCATATCAAAATTGGAAAAAAGAACTAGAACTTATTATAAACAAATAA